GATGTTGCCGCCCACAATGGCAATGCCGTAGCGGTTGTTGCGCACGATGTTGCGCCGGATCTGCACCTGACTCACGGCACTGGTGCCCAGCAGGTTGGAAACACTGATACCACCGGCCATCAGGTAGCGCCCCACCACCAGGTTGCCCTGAATGATGATGGGCGTAGCACCCCCAATGCCGAGGTTAATCTGGGGCCAGTTGCCATTCTCGGTGCTGTTGGCCACCAGCACGTTGTTGCGGATAATCGGGGAAGTCGGCCGGTTGGAGGGGCTCAGAATACCGGAACGGGCGTTGCCGTAGATGCGGCAGTTGGTGATGCGCGGCGTGCCACCCGAGAGGCTGATGGCCCCGCTGTTGGTAGCTTTGGTGCCAATGGCAGACACTTGGTAGCGCACCACGCAGCTGTCGAGCACCAGGCTGGCGTCGACGACCTTCAGGCCGCCGCCGTACTCGACCACGGTTTTGTGCAGCTCCGAGCCTTCACTGGTGGCCGAAAACCAAAAGCTGTGAAACGGCTTGGTAGGGTCCGCGGCGGTGATTTTAACCGAGTCGCGGGGGTTGATGAGCAGCACCCCATCCACGTAAAACAAGGCCAGGGAAGCCATTTTGATGGTGGCGTTGCTGCGAATTTCGAGCGTGTCGCGGGCCGACAGCCGGATGGTGTCGTTGACCTGAATAGTGCCGCCGGCCGTGGTGACGTAGCCGCCCGAGGCCGCCGTGAGCTGGGCCAGCGTCCACCGGACGCCGGTACCGGGTGTGCGGTACTGAGCCTGGGCCAGCGTCCAGGTTAGGCAGCTCAGCAGCAGGAGTAAGGATTTCTTCATGCAAAAGCAGTTAAACAGGAAAAGGAACTACATGGAAGGTAGGGCTAAAAACTCAAAAAGAGCCACCCGGTTGCCCAGGTGGCTCTTTTTTGTGGCAGAATTCCAAATTATCCCTAGAAGTCGTAGCCCAGGGTGAAGTAGAATTTCGGTCCTTTCTGCACATAGTCTTCCTGGCCCCAGGCCACGTCGGCCTTGCCGTAGAAGCCCAGCAGCGTGGTGCGCATCCCGAAACCGTAACCCAGCAGCAGCGGATTGCGGAAGTTGACGACGGTGGCCGTGAAGCCGTTGCCATTGCCGCCCTGCACCTGGGTGTTGAACGAGTTGTTTTCGTTGAACGGGTTCGAGCCCGAATATGCCGAGCCGGCGTCTCCGAAGGCAGTGAGCTGCAGATTGCGGAAGAAACCCGAGTAAATGGGTTTGCGCGAGAGGTACTGGATGATGGGCATGCGCAGCTCAGAGTTGAAGAGTACGTAGCGGGGACCATTCCGCTTGCTGTAGGCAAAGCCCCGCAGGTTGGTCACAAACTGCTGGTAGAATACCTGGGTTGGGTCACTCAGCAGGGCGTTGGTGGGCGTCAGGCGCGGGTCGTCGTAGCGGGCGTTGAGCCAGTTGTCCATGCCGCCGAGGCGGAAGGTTTGGGCCGAAGTCCCGAAGAAGGAGCCGAAGCTGGCCCGGTTAGCCCACACAATCTGGCGGTGAATCTTCTGGTAGTGCCGCAGGTCGACGTAGATCTTGCCGAAGTTTTGGGAGCCGTCATCAATGCCGTTGAGCTTGAGCACCCCGATTTTCATGCGGGTACCCTCCATCATATTGACCCCGGTGGAAATGGCGTTGTCGAATACCAGTTCCCCGCTCAGGCCAATATAGCTGCGGTTGATATCGTCTTCGGTGCTGAACTTGCTGATGACCGTACGGTTCACGTTCACAAACCGGGGGCCGCCCCGCACGCTCAGGTTGTGCGTCAGCGGGTAGGCAATGGTGGGTGACACCTCGTGGCGGCCAAAGCGCAGCCGCTGGTTTTCGGCGTCGAAGAAGTAGGCCTGCTTCTGGTAGCCAATGCTCCAGTCATAACGCTTTTTCAGGTTGGAGTACTCGGCGTAGATGTTGCTGGTCCGCAGGTCGGTCAGGGCAAAGATGCCAGCCCGGATGCGGTGGTCCTCAAACATATCCGACATATTGGCCTGCCCAATCAGGCCCAGGCCCAGCAGCGGGTCGGCGTAGAGCGACGAGACGACGTTGTCGATACTGAAGCGCTTATCGTACTTATAGGGGCCGGCCACCGAGAAGGCCTCAGCCGGTGGCGCTGT
The sequence above is drawn from the Hymenobacter chitinivorans DSM 11115 genome and encodes:
- a CDS encoding T9SS type A sorting domain-containing protein codes for the protein MKKSLLLLLSCLTWTLAQAQYRTPGTGVRWTLAQLTAASGGYVTTAGGTIQVNDTIRLSARDTLEIRSNATIKMASLALFYVDGVLLINPRDSVKITAADPTKPFHSFWFSATSEGSELHKTVVEYGGGLKVVDASLVLDSCVVRYQVSAIGTKATNSGAISLSGGTPRITNCRIYGNARSGILSPSNRPTSPIIRNNVLVANSTENGNWPQINLGIGGATPIIIQGNLVVGRYLMAGGISVSNLLGTSAVSQVQIRRNIVRNNRYGIAIVGGNISSYITQNIISDNNINPNAQTGGSGLNFNGTQTQTGVVSRNIIRGNLYGVTLQRSNSTTPAPRVSFGDLSSTDTTNVGRNLLTGNGNGGQIYDIYNNTAESFKAENNDWGTSFVTEIESHIYHQPDNAALGLVDYLPFRNTVLAARPAQALTTAVYPNPATSFLTFELGKSTAPAELRVYDLAGRVVATYAAKPMQGRLVFSTRGLATGLYTYRLTQESATTAGKFAVAW